In a genomic window of Chryseobacterium sp. G0162:
- a CDS encoding TonB-dependent siderophore receptor — translation MKKTIISASLLAVTMLSAQESDTLKVAEIQSVSLQGTHNYRTKKSESVARLPLENLENPTVYNLVPKEIISEMNATDFNTAMASAPGVVVSNSVNDSGNDIFLRGFSSNASFRNGLIQNPRVQSEIANIERVEVIKGPSGTLFGGTLANYGGVVNIVTKKPQENFGGIINYTTGSWGMNRITADVNTPLNKEKTALARFNVAGYSQDSFQDAGYNKGVFFSGSILYKVSDKTTVTLDTEFHAPEKTLNAYVRQSEKLTLHSMKDLSAIHGRSFTSNDVGSKRTNFVTMAEVTHKFNDQWTSRTSYQRGEANEKESIFLVLNYMDNNRVSRSIRPFDNYKITTDNIQQNFIGDFKIGGLRNRLVVGLDYFQQTSKNQYPVFTVGKNTNSAFAPYPLNGVIGENYGTEKGNDIVALNATSDWTPISRDVVKKLPRTATKYEISQYSTYSAYVSNVLNVTDNFLVMASLRMDHYKNEDIKRNGVAGTEGYSQTQFSPKFGLVYEIKKDEISFFANYVNGFKNIAPGPNQDGVLTKWDPEQGNQFEAGFKLDLFGKKLLSTISYYNMRVKNRVILDPGGLGSRQDGNIKNQGLEVDIVINPVKGWNIVGGYGFNDNRYDDRSKDAGKRVAWAPKHVANLWTSYKIMDGTYEGLGFGAGFNFVDKTYINITNHFLAPSYTTVGATVFYDKKKYRIGLKMNNALNQMYWNFYGQPQKPREFLANFAFKF, via the coding sequence ATGAAAAAAACTATTATTTCTGCATCATTATTAGCAGTCACCATGTTAAGTGCACAGGAAAGTGATACCCTTAAAGTAGCCGAAATCCAGTCCGTTTCCCTTCAGGGAACCCACAATTACAGAACCAAAAAATCCGAATCAGTAGCAAGACTTCCATTGGAGAACCTTGAAAATCCAACGGTTTACAATCTTGTTCCTAAAGAGATTATCAGTGAGATGAATGCTACAGATTTTAATACAGCTATGGCATCTGCTCCGGGAGTGGTGGTAAGCAATAGTGTTAACGACAGTGGAAATGACATTTTTCTGAGAGGATTCAGCTCGAATGCCAGTTTCAGAAATGGATTAATCCAAAACCCAAGAGTACAGTCGGAAATAGCGAATATTGAAAGAGTAGAGGTCATCAAAGGACCATCAGGAACCTTATTTGGAGGAACTTTGGCCAATTATGGCGGAGTTGTGAATATAGTGACCAAAAAACCACAGGAAAACTTTGGTGGAATTATTAACTATACCACTGGAAGCTGGGGAATGAACAGAATCACAGCAGATGTGAATACTCCTTTGAATAAAGAAAAAACAGCATTGGCAAGATTCAACGTAGCCGGTTATTCACAGGATTCTTTTCAGGATGCAGGATATAATAAAGGAGTATTCTTTTCAGGAAGTATCCTATACAAGGTAAGTGATAAAACTACAGTAACCTTAGATACAGAATTCCATGCACCGGAGAAAACATTGAATGCCTACGTGAGACAATCTGAAAAACTGACCCTTCACTCAATGAAAGATCTTTCTGCAATTCATGGCAGATCATTTACCAGTAATGATGTGGGCTCAAAAAGAACCAATTTTGTGACGATGGCTGAAGTTACGCATAAATTTAACGACCAATGGACTTCCAGAACATCTTACCAAAGAGGAGAAGCTAATGAGAAAGAATCTATCTTTTTGGTCTTAAACTATATGGATAATAACAGGGTGAGCAGAAGTATCCGACCGTTTGACAATTATAAGATTACCACAGATAATATTCAGCAGAATTTTATTGGTGATTTTAAAATCGGAGGCTTAAGAAACCGTTTGGTAGTAGGGTTAGATTATTTCCAGCAGACCAGCAAAAATCAATATCCGGTATTTACAGTAGGTAAAAATACAAACTCAGCTTTTGCTCCTTATCCTCTGAATGGAGTAATTGGAGAAAATTACGGTACTGAAAAAGGAAATGATATTGTTGCATTGAATGCTACTTCCGATTGGACTCCTATTTCCCGTGATGTGGTGAAAAAACTACCAAGAACCGCTACGAAATATGAAATTTCTCAATACAGTACATACAGTGCCTATGTTTCTAATGTGTTAAATGTTACAGATAATTTTCTTGTAATGGCAAGTTTAAGAATGGATCATTACAAAAATGAAGATATTAAAAGAAATGGAGTAGCCGGAACCGAAGGATATAGCCAGACTCAATTCTCTCCAAAATTTGGTTTAGTGTATGAAATTAAAAAAGATGAAATTTCATTCTTTGCCAACTATGTGAACGGATTTAAAAATATTGCTCCAGGACCTAATCAGGATGGTGTTCTTACCAAATGGGATCCGGAACAGGGGAATCAGTTTGAGGCCGGATTCAAATTAGATCTGTTTGGTAAAAAATTATTATCAACCATTTCTTATTATAACATGAGAGTTAAAAATAGAGTCATTTTAGATCCGGGAGGTTTGGGAAGCAGACAGGACGGTAATATTAAAAACCAGGGGCTTGAAGTAGATATCGTAATCAATCCGGTAAAAGGATGGAACATCGTAGGAGGATATGGATTTAATGATAACCGCTATGATGACAGAAGTAAAGATGCAGGAAAGAGAGTGGCATGGGCGCCTAAACATGTGGCAAATCTATGGACAAGTTATAAAATAATGGATGGAACCTATGAAGGTCTTGGCTTCGGGGCAGGATTCAATTTTGTAGATAAAACGTATATCAATATCACAAACCATTTCCTTGCACCGTCCTATACGACAGTAGGAGCCACAGTTTTCTATGATAAGAAAAAATACAGAATCGGTCTGAAGATGAACAATGCTTTGAACCAAATGTACTGGAACTTCTACGGACAACCACAAAAACCAAGAGAATTCCTGGCCAATTTTGCATTTAAATTCTAA